DNA sequence from the Sylvia atricapilla isolate bSylAtr1 chromosome 15, bSylAtr1.pri, whole genome shotgun sequence genome:
GGGAATGTTGTCCCTCCCTAAGGCTGCTTGAAGAGCTGCCCAATGTTCACCTGTCCTTTTTCCTATTTGAATTTAAGGTGCATCTTTTGAATTAAAGTCTTGCTTTATTGCCCTGCATTTCCTGTTCCTCCTCTGCTTGAGTGCCCTTCTTAAACCTCCAGGCCTGACAGCCCTGGCTGAGGGCGTGAGCCTGGTAGATTGTGGCGACCTTCAGCAGAGAAACAATTCTCCACGTGTTCAGGATGGGATATGCTTGTGCTTTCTGTGCACCATATCCTGAGTAGAAACATACAGTGGGGAATATGACTTTGGGCGGTGGAATATTTCCACTGAGAATTAAAGTCAGGCCACAGCTCATTCCTTAatcttgaaattaaattaaattaaatttcaggaAGGATTTCTGTTGGAGGGAGGGAAGTTTAGTGTTTGAATTTGTCATGCCTTGACTCTGTTGACTTCCTCCAGCTTGGCTGAGATGCTGACAATGCTCCCAGACATGCTCTGGCCACCTGTAATGTCCTTTTTCTGAGATCTTGCACAGCTAGCAGGAAACCCCTTTTGCACTGCTGAGCTGGACTGTGTGCTGCTTGTGACCAGGTGTTATCACACTGCTGCAAGCTTctcctttctaatttttttaacttcttatCAGACTGGTCTTCATTTTCAGTTAAACTGATTGTTTGGTGCTCCAAGCAAAACTCTTGcccaggaaagaaaactttaacAAAACTTGACCTATGTGTTATGGGAAGGGctcaaaagaatttttatttttgcccaGAACTGTACTTGTGCTTGTTTCCAAGTGTGATTTTGAGCATTTGCAGAACTGGGATAGTTGGATAACTTGAAACCCTCACCAAAAGTCTGTCTGGCAGATGCCATTAGGATGAAGACAACAAACTCAGGAGGCTCAGTCCTTCTCCCTGCAGGTGGGCAGCGGTAGGAGGATGCTGAAGGTTCTCCCAGGATGTTTTTCCCTGCCTTGTTCTCAGTCCTCTGttcctttgtttctgcttttgccaCTTGGCACCTGGCAAAACAGAAGGTCTTTTCACAAGGAGTGACACTGTGCCTCCTCTTTGGAATGTTGCTTATTTCTTCATCCATAAAGACAATCCAATTGAAATTTCCATTTACCAGGTAAGCTGCTGTTTTCAAGAGCCTGCTTCCAGGATGGAGGCAGAGAAGTTGAATTGCTCTGAGGACTGAAACTTGAGAAGAGATTCTTCCCTgtcaggccctggcacaggttgcccagagaagctgtggctgccccatccctggaagtgtccaaggccagattggacaggagttggagcaacttgggatagtggaaggtgtccctgcccatggcagggggttgggactggatgagctttgaggtcccttgCAAACAATTTCAGGATTTGATgaactgctggagctgctgttgttCACCCTCTCCTGGTGCTCTCCCATATTCCCATGTTAGGAAGACAATCCCAATGTAATTTGAAGCTTGCTCTATAGCTAACACACACACTtctgcccctcctgctgctgtagGTCTGTTAACAATGGATTCTTTATTTATAACTTTGGCAACACCAAAATTTGACATCATTGAGTTTTAAGTGATTTCCATCTTGCTGTGCTGAGTAGCTGAGAGCTCTGTCACATTCCCTCATCCAGGCATTCCTTCAGCACCAGGAATGAGACACTAAAAGTTCTCAAATACAGAATGCCTGAAGCTGCAATAGAACAAATATTTGGATATAAGGCCTAGAACTATTCCTGCAGAACAGCTGTACAACTTTTTAACTGTGCCTTCTTATTTGGAGTGGGGAGACAGGTCCTGGAAAATCATTTGATTGAATAATATTAGCAACTGCTTTTAGGCTCTGGTCTGTCTAGTAAACAGCCTGTCAGGTTTCTGAACACCTGGCAGCATTTTATATCTTCTGGCATTAGGTGTTCTCTGGTAATTTACcattcttttaagaaaaattgaGTTCATATAAAATCCCCACACTTGATAAGTGGTGGATGCCAGCTCAGAGTTgcttgcacagctctgcagttgTGTTTGTCATGGCTGGGGGTGGGTGATGAGCTCCAAAAGGCAAACTCCACTGCCTCCAGTGTTTGAGCAAATCCAGTTGCTTTGACTGGATTTGTTcgtgtgcagctgctgtgttcaATGGAAAGGCTGTGTCAGGAGAGTTCCCTCTGTGAAGTCCTCAGCTGAAACCTCCTCAGGCTCACACATCTCTGTATCTTTCTGTATCTTTCTGTATCATCTGAAATCCaaacagttttcagttttccttgcCAGTTCTTGTGTGGAAATAATACATGATAACCCCACTTCCCTGTGCAGAAAGAGAGACTTGCCACCTGCCTTGCTGACTCTTCAATGTCTTACTTGAGCAGGTATCTTTTCATTTGTCATTTTTGGATTGGCTGTTTTGCCATTTGCAGCTTCAGCACTATGATACAAATTTAATCTTATTTTAGAGGGCTCATTTGGAGAAACAGCACAGTTGGGGGGCAGACTTTTTCAGGGATGAAGCCTTTGTGCTGTTCAGTTCCcagtgattttttgtttttcccagcagaaCATACTTTAAATTCTGCTTGTTTTGGCATTGGAGGACTGTGCTTTTCTTGACTTTATTGTTATAAAGCCCCAGAGCCTGGCAAGCCAAAAATTTCCAGAGGAGATGGACAGTGCTGCCTCTGGCCAGTCTGTCAGATTCCTGCTGACAGGTGGCTCTTTGTGGTATGGCTCTGGTTGTGCAATGATggtgaaaggaagaaaagggtgttcagagggaagagctgagcaAGGAGAAATGAGGCTGATGGGTTTGTACCACCTGTCCTGgtgctgagcctggagaaatCCCATGTAATACAGATCCTGAATTCCTGGAGTTAGAAGCTCAGTTCCCATGGCTCTTGTACGGGCAGGGAAGGAATGGGCTCACTGCATCCATGTTTCCCAGTGATGACAGGGAGATCTGGAATGACAACTGTGCTGTTCCTAAGCCTCTGGGAAGTTTAGTTGAATTTGGATTCTGCTTCTCTATTTTGCAGACCCATCTGCATGTTCCCAGGTATTACAAAACACTGTAAGTGTTGAAAAGCTGAAAGCTCCTTGTTGGAAATACCAGTTTTGTCTGGAGGGTTGTTTTAGCTCTGGGTTGGCTTCCAGCTTGAGAATGCCTTTCAGCAATAGCTTTTCCATGAAGTCATTATGCCCTAGCAAGTGGTTTCACAAAGTCTTGGCTGGTGGTGAGCAGTTACCTTAGGCCTCTATGTGTCTTTTGCAATGAAACTGGAATTTTTGATTTGGAGCAGCTGTTATCAGGGAAAAGAATCCTTGGCAGAAACCATCACCAGCTGTGTCCTTAGGGTCAGTGTAACACCTGCTTAACTGGTTTCTTGTTAGAAATTCCTCATATAGGTACtgtccttaatttttttttctctaaatacCTCTCAGTTTACTGAAGAACATCAGAGCCCACCACATCCTGTGCTGGAAGGGTTAATGGTAATTTTCCCAGCAATGCCTGACAAGCTCATTGCCCTAAAGAAGCCCCCGGCATACATGGAATTAaggtggatttttatttttctttctacccATGAACAGGCCAAGGGGGAAATGCACTGCAAGGAACTCAATAACTACATTGTAAGTTGAGTTTTCCTTGTGGGTTATATAAATTCCAGCTGGACTTTTAATGAAACTGCTTATGAGTCTGCTTTGGGAAAGGGTGGTGCCTCTCAGGTCCTGCTGGTTGATGTTTGCTGCTGTTACAAACCCAGCCATGTCTGCAACAGCTTGTAATTTAACAATATTCTTGATTACAGCTGGCCACTGCTCAAAACCCTTTTGCAGCCTGACTGGAGCTGCACATTAAGGATAATGTTTGGCAACAGCAGCTTgtgaatgtgtatttttctcccttatttTCCAGTGCATGCACATAAGTACCACTGTACTAATGGAGCAAAAAGTGCTCATTCTGTTCTCCACATCAGCAGTGTGCTCCTCCTGATATCACGGGGGTCTAAATGCTGTTGGGATGAGGCTGTTTTGTCTGCTGTGATTAGGTCAGATGTGTGATTTGTTCTCCTTCTGCTAAAGGAATCTGCTAGATATTTTTATCTGTGCTAGGCCACGTGCTTAGTTTTGCTCTGGTTAAGCACAAGTATGTCAGAAATATTCATTTCTGCTTGGAAGGGAGGATTTTGCCTGGTTCTGATGGATAGGTTTTTACCCTTTCTTAGAGCAGGTGTATAGTCATAATCCTCTTTCTTAGCAGTCCATACAAGAAGGTAGCTGCAGATAAAAGGTGATGTGGTGAAGAGGGTGGAGGGAAGGTGGAAAATGATGTGACATTAGGTAGCTGAAAGCTGCTGTTCCAATACAAGTTTCCTGAATCCCTGAGTAGGAAATGTGCTCCCAGGTGAAGTGAGCAGCTCTTCCTTCATTGCTTAAGCCTGCCTGGGTTAAAAACTTGTGTCTTGCTTTGCTGCATCCCACTCCAGGAGAAGGAAGCAAAGTGTTCTGCCACAAACTGAATGCTCTGCTGCCGCCTTCACATTCCCTTTCAGCAGTGTTCCTTGGCCATCCTTGTTGGATTTACCATGGATTTACTAGGCTGTGTTAATATGGAGGACTAAACAGCAAGCTGCATCAGAAAGCAAATGTACTCATCTGGAGATGCTTCTTCTCTCCAgacctcccagagcagctcgTCCTCCTGATCAATGAGCTGCTTGTCTTGGTTTCTGTGAAAACTCCTGAAGTCTGTGTGGTTTGTTCAGTGATGTGTTGTGGTCACTAAGGTGTGAGTGACACTTCTGCTGTCTCCAGAGAAACTGCTTGGGTTGATATCCAAGTGTGAGAAACCATTTCAGGACTGTTACAAGACCCTATTTCTCAAATTGTTCTAGATCCTCCAAATTAggaaaaggtaagaaaaatatGTTGCCTTCTTTTGGGATGAATTATTGTACAGCAGGAGTGATCAGTTGATGTGACATGAAGCTTGAGTTGAGAAGCTGCTGGTTGTGAAACAGAGGCAGTGACCTTGAGGGGCTGCCCTCACTTGGGGCACTTGTGTCCCGCTCTCCCAGCCGGGTGGGTGAACCGCCCGTCCTTCAGCCCTGTAgttttaattcttcatttccCCTTACCAGGGTGACCTTGTCCTCCACGGACTGTTACATTGTGCACGAGATCTACAACGGGGAGAACGCTCAGGACCAGTTTGAGTACGAGCTGGAGCAGGCGCTGGAGGCGCAGTACAAGTACATCGTGATCGAGCCCACGCGCATCGGGGACGAGACGGCGCGCTGGATCACCGTGGGGAACTGCCTGCACAAGACGGCCGTGCTGGCGGGCACCACCTGCCTCTTCAcccccctggcactgccagtaGATTATTCTCACTACATCTCCCTGCCCGCTGGAGTGCTGAGCGTGGCTTGCTGCACCCTCTACGGGATCTCTTGGCAGTTTGATCCCTGTTGCAAGTACCAGGTGGAGTACGATGCCTATAAACTTTCGCGCCTGCCCCTGC
Encoded proteins:
- the TMEM11 gene encoding transmembrane protein 11, mitochondrial, whose protein sequence is MAAWGRRRAGPGGTNSGGGRDRVTLSSTDCYIVHEIYNGENAQDQFEYELEQALEAQYKYIVIEPTRIGDETARWITVGNCLHKTAVLAGTTCLFTPLALPVDYSHYISLPAGVLSVACCTLYGISWQFDPCCKYQVEYDAYKLSRLPLHTLTSSTPVVLVRKDDLHRKRLHNTIALAALVYCVKKIYELYAV